The following are from one region of the Plodia interpunctella isolate USDA-ARS_2022_Savannah chromosome 23, ilPloInte3.2, whole genome shotgun sequence genome:
- the LOC128680246 gene encoding tubulin beta chain — translation MREIVHIQAGQCGNQIGAKFWEVISDEHGIDPTGTYHGDSDLQLERINVYYNEATGGKYVPRAILVDLEPGTMDSVRSGPFGQIFRPDNFVFGQSGAGNNWAKGHYTEGAELVDSVLDVVRKEAEGCDCLQGFQLTHSLGGGTGAGLGTLLISKIREEYPDRIMNTFSVVPSPKVSDTVVEPYNATLSVHQLVENTDESYCIDNEALYDICFRTLKLTTPTYGDLNHLVSATMSGVTTCLRFPGQLNADLRKLAVNMVPFPRLHFFIPGFAPLTSRGSQQYRALTVPELTQQMFDAKNMMAACDPRHGRYLTVAAVFRGRMSMKEVDEQMMNIQNKNSSYFVEWIPNNVKTAVCDIPPRGLKMSATFIGNSTAIQELFKRISEQFTAMFRRKAFLHWYTGEGMDEMEFTEAESNMNDLVSEYQQYQDATAEEEGEFDEEEEGGDEGD, via the exons ATGAGGGAAATAGTTCATATACAAGCCGGACAGTGTGGAAATCAAATTGGCGCTAAG TTTTGGGAGGTGATCTCCGACGAGCACGGAATCGACCCCACGGGGACATACCACGGAGACTCAGATCTTCAGCTGGAGAGAATCAACGTCTACTACAATGAGGCCACTGGCGGCAAATACGTGCCCAGAGCCATCCTCGTGGACCTCGAGCCTGGCACCATGGACTCCGTGCGCTCGGGACCCTTCGGGCAGATCTTCCGACCAGACAACTTCGTCTTCGGCCAGTCGGGCGCAGGAAATAACTGGGCTAAGGGACATTACACGGAAGGCGCTGAACTCGTCGATTCCGTCCTAGATGTCGTCAGGAAAGAGGCTGAAGGATGTGATTGCCTACAAGGTTTCCAGCTTACCCATTCGCTTGGAGGCGGCACTGGAGCGGGACTAGGAACGCTGTTGATCTCAAAGATTCGAGAGGAGTATCCTGACCGGATCATGAACACATTCAGCGTCGTGCCATCGCCCAAAGTATCCGACACAGTCGTAGAACCCTACAATGCCACCTTGTCCGTGCATCAGCTGGTGGAAAACACTGATGAATCCTACTGTATCGACAATGAGGCGCTGTATGACATCTGCTTCAGAACTCTGAAGTTGACTACACCCACATATGGCGATCTAAACCATTTGGTCTCCGCAACGATGTCTGGCGTCACCACTTGTCTCAGGTTCCCCGGCCAACTGAATGCAGATTTGAGGAAGCTCGCAGTGAACATGGTGCCTTTCCCTCGTCTGCATTTCTTCATTCCAGGGTTTGCCCCGCTAACATCTCGCGGCAGTCAGCAGTACCGCGCCCTGACTGTCCCAGAGCTGACACAACAGATGTTCGACGCCAAGAACATGATGGCTGCCTGCGATCCGCGTCACGGAAGATACTTGACCGTGGCTGCTGTATTTAGAGGCAGAATGTCAATGAAAGAAGTAGATGAACAGATGATGAATATCCAGAATAAGAACTCTTCATACTTCGTTGAGTGGATTCCGAATAATGTGAAGACCGCAGTGTGCGATATTCCGCCTCGAGGTTTGAAGATGTCTGCCACTTTCATTGGAAACTCTACGGCCATACAGGAGTTGTTCAAGCGTATTTCGGAGCAGTTTACTGCTATGTTCAGACGCAAGGCGTTCTTGCACTGGTACACTGGAGAGGGGATGGACGAGATGGAGTTTACTGAAGCGGAAAGCAACATGAATGACCTGGTGTCTGAGTACCAGCAGTACCAGGATGCTACCGCCGAGGAAGAAGGAGAGTTTGATGAGGAAGAAGAGGGTGGCGACGAGGGAGACTAG